In Rhinopithecus roxellana isolate Shanxi Qingling chromosome 16, ASM756505v1, whole genome shotgun sequence, a single genomic region encodes these proteins:
- the LOC104657786 gene encoding bisphosphoglycerate mutase-like, whose translation MEEARNCGKQLKALNFEFDLVFTSVLNRSIHTAWLILEELGQEWVPVESSWRLNECHYGALIGLNREQMALNHGEEQVRLWRRSYNVTPPPIEESHPYYHEIYNDRKYKVCDVPLDQLPQSESLKDVLERLLPYWNERIAPEVLRGKTILISAHGNSSRALLKHLEGISDEDIINITLPTGVPILLELDENLRAVGPHQFLGDQEAIQAAIKKVEDQGKVKQAKK comes from the coding sequence ATGGAGGAAGCTCGGAACTGTGGGAAGCAACTCAAAGCATTAAACTTTGAGTTTGATCTTGTATTCACATCTGTCCTTAATCGGTCCATTCACACAGCCTGGCTGATCCTGGAAGAGCTAGGGCAGGAATGGGTGCCCGTGGAAAGCTCCTGGCGTCTAAATGAGTGTCACTATGGGGCCTTGATTGGTCTCAACAGGGAGCAAATGGCTTTGAATCATGGTGAAGAACAAGTGAGGCTCTGGAGAAGAAGCTACAATGTAACCCCACCTCCCATTGAGGAGTCTCATCCTTACTACCACGAAATCTACAACGACCGGAAGTATAAAGTATGTGATGTGCCCTTGGATCAACTGCCACAGTCTGAAAGCTTAAAGGATGTTCTGGAAAGACTCCTTCCCTATTGGAATGAAAGGATTGCTCCTGAAGTCTTACGTGGCAAAACCATTCTGATATCTGCTCATGGAAATAGCAGTAGGGCACTCCTAAAACACCTGGAAGGTATCTCAGATGAAGACATCATCAACATTACTCTTCCTACTGGAGTCCCCATTCTTCTGGAACTGGATGAAAACCTGCGTGCTGTTGGGCCTCATCAGTTCCTGGGTGACCA